The proteins below come from a single Eucalyptus grandis isolate ANBG69807.140 chromosome 3, ASM1654582v1, whole genome shotgun sequence genomic window:
- the LOC104444795 gene encoding LOW QUALITY PROTEIN: aquaporin NIP1-1 (The sequence of the model RefSeq protein was modified relative to this genomic sequence to represent the inferred CDS: inserted 4 bases in 3 codons; deleted 2 bases in 2 codons; substituted 1 base at 1 genomic stop codon), whose amino-acid sequence MAYNVRGYSVPEDINSVETTGFCGFGSTSVTWIIANLLARDLHHTNSLDDSVSSRRSASSPGVLPSKPESMTRQGFKRYITCKTSRMRGGVLQLIAEVFGTYLIFAGCGSVAVNWTXRKVQTLPGISMVRVLAVMVLVYSVGHISGAHFNPAVTVAFATCRRFPWNQVPSYITAQVIGSTLACGTLRLLFTGKLNHFXGTQPPGSDVQAXVFEFIITFYLMFIVSGVGTRQXSSERIRRLVVGATVLLNVLFAGPITGASMNPAKELGPAIVSHHYAKLWIYIVAPIVGAISGAWVYNLMRFTDKPIREITGSFLRSPLEPSLFDSTLKSNSFCCSHFLS is encoded by the exons ATGGCGTATAACGTACGTGGATATAGTGTGCCGGAGGACATCAATAGCGTTGAGACCACCGGTTTTTGTGGATTCGGATCCACGTCGGTGACTTGGATAATTGCAAATCTTTTAGCGAGG GACTTGCACCACACGAACTCGCTCGATGATTCGGTCTCATCCAGAAGAAGTGCGTCCAGTCCTGGCGTTTTGCCGAGTAAACCGGAGTCGATGACGAGACAGGGGTTCAAGAGGTACATCACTTGCAAAACCTCTCGAATGCGTGGTGGAGTTTTGCAG TTGATCGCGGAGGTCTTTGGGACGTACTTGATATTCGCCGGTTGCGGGTCGGTGGCGGTGAACTGGAC ACGAAAAGTGCAGACGCTTCCAGGGATATCGATGGTGCGGGTTTTGGCGGTGATGGTGTTGGTGTACTCGGTCGGGCACATCTCCGGCGCCCATTTCAACCCGGCCGTCACCGTTGCTTTCGCCACCTGCAGGAGGTTTCCATGGAATCAGGTGC CTTCCTATATAACGGCGCAAGTTATTGGATCGACATTGGCGTGCGGGACGCTGCGGTTGCTCTTCACCGGAAAGCTCAATCATT GTGGGACACAACCGCCCGGTTCGGATGTGCAAG TCGTCTTTGAGTTCATCATCACTTTTTACCTCATGTTCATCGTCTCCGGCGTTGGCACCCGACAATAGAGCAGTGA GAGAATTCGCCGTCTTGTTGTTGGTGCAACCGTCTTGCTCAACGTGTTGTTTGCAGG GCCAATAACGGGAGCATCAATGAAC CCGGCAAAGGAGCTTGGTCCGGCGATAGTGTCTCACCATTACGCCAAGCTGTGGATCTACATAGTGGCACCAATAGTCGGGGCAATTTCCGGGGCATGGGTCTACAACCTGATGCGGTTCACC GACAAGCCCATCCGAGAAATCACCGGGTCGTTCCTCCGGAGCCCGCTTGAACCCTCTCTCTTTGACTCAACATTGAAGTCAAACTCCTTTTGttgttctcattttctctcttga
- the LOC120291404 gene encoding class V chitinase CHIT5b-like yields MLSSPPSNITFKFELSETTAVALSNFTSTLRFASPPVKTLLSIGGSGDVPTALLAEIASCPSSRKVFINSSMEAARKFAFDGLDLDWEWPKNRKEMKDLAHLLREWRLEIIKEARATKQPPLLLTAAVYFAADFFLDPVYRMYPVAAIRKNLDWINAMWSWGLPLRKDLGAQDPNVTEIGAPAVKAGPGDGVLPYSDVQVFNRNYSATVVYDAETVSTYSFAGTSWVSYDDVASAMVKIGLAQALGLQGIFLLGPWL; encoded by the exons ATGCTTTCCTCTCCCCCAAGCAACATCACCTTCAAGTTCGAGCTCTCGGAGACGACAGCAGTGGCTCTCTCGAACTTCACGAGCACCCTCCGTTTTGCGAGCCCACCAGTCAAGACCCTCCTCTCCATTGGCGGTTCTGGAGACGTTCCAACCGCTCTCTTGGCCGAGATAGCTTCATGCCCTTCCTCAAGAAAAGTCTTCATCAATTCTTCAATGGAGGCTGCAAGGAAGTTTGCGTTTGATGGGCTTGACCTTGACTGGGAATGGCCTAAAAACCGAAAGGAGATGAAGGATTTGGCCCACTTGTTGAGGGAATGGAGGCTTGAGATCATCAAAGAGGCCCGAGCCACCAAGCAGCCCCCGCTGTTGTTAACCGCTGCGGTGTACTTCGCCGCCGACTTCTTCCTCGATCCAGTGTACCGCATGTACCCGGTGGCGGCCATTAGGAAGAATTTGGACTGGATCAACGCCAT GTGGTCATGGGGCTTGCCTTTACGGAAGGACTTGGGAGCTCAGGACCCGAATGTCACCGAGATCGGCGCCCCGGCAGTGAAGGCGGGCCCTGGGGACGGCGTGCTTCCATACTCTGACGTGCAAGTGTTCAATAGGAATTATAGCGCCACTGTGGTATACGATGCGGAGACGGTGTCGACCTACTCCTTTGCCGGGACATCTTGGGTCAGTTACGATGATGTCGCCTCAGCGATGGTGAAGATCGGATTGGCACAAGCCCTTGGGCTTCAGGGGATATTTCTTCTGGGTCCTTGGTTATGA